A window of Stutzerimonas stutzeri genomic DNA:
AGCAACGGGCGCGACTCGATATCGGCGAGCACCGGCTGCAGATCCAGATAGCCGTACTTCAGCGCGATATTCAGCTCGTCCAGCACTACCAAACCGACCTCCGGATCGGCCAGCAGCTCAGCCGCCACCGCCCAGGCCTCTTGAGCCTTGGCGATATCGCGCTGGCGGTCCTGGGTTTCCCAGGTGAAGCCCTCTCCCATCACGTGATAACGCACCTCGTCCGGGAATCGCCCGAAGAACGCCTCCTCGCCGGTGCTGGCCGCGCCCTTGATGAACTGCACCACGCCGACCTTTATCCCATGACCCAACGCGCGCGCGACCATGCCGAACGCCGAGCTGCTCTTGCCCTTGCCGTTGCCGGTGTGCACCAGCAGCAGGCCGTACTCGTCCTGCGCCTCGGCGATCTTCTCGTCGATCAGCGCCTTCTTGCGCTGCATGCGCGCCTTGTGGCGGTCGTCCCGCTCGGTGGTTTCACTCATACGT
This region includes:
- the cobO gene encoding cob(I)yrinic acid a,c-diamide adenosyltransferase is translated as MSETTERDDRHKARMQRKKALIDEKIAEAQDEYGLLLVHTGNGKGKSSSAFGMVARALGHGIKVGVVQFIKGAASTGEEAFFGRFPDEVRYHVMGEGFTWETQDRQRDIAKAQEAWAVAAELLADPEVGLVVLDELNIALKYGYLDLQPVLADIESRPLLQHVVVTGRGAPAGLIEAADTVTEMAVVKHAFKAGVKAQKGVEF